The DNA sequence CCTGGTCCGGCACGAGGACTCACCGGATCAGCCGGTCGCGGCGCTGCTGGTGGTCCACGGACTGTCCGACTACTTCTTCCACACCCATCTCGCCGAGTTCCTCGCCGATCGGGGGCTCGCCACCTACGGGGTGGACCTGCGCAAGTGCGGCCGCTCCAGGCGGGACGGACTGACGCCGCACTTCATCACCGACCTGGAGAGATACGACGAGGAACTCGACCGGTCGCTCGACGTGATCACCGCCGACCACCCGGGTCTGCCTGTCCTCGTGGCCGCGCACTCGACCGGAGGGCTCGTGGTGCCGTTGTGGCTCGCCCGCCGCCGCGACAGGGGCGCACTGGATCCCGTCGTCGGGCTGGTCCTGAACTCTCCCTGGTTCCAGCTCGACCTGCCCGACCGCGCGCGCCGGCTGGTGGACCCGGTCATCCGTGCCCTCGGTTCCGCCAGGCCCTACTACCGGCTCCCGCTGAAGACCTCGGACCGGTACGTGGTGAGCACCCACATCGATCATGACGGGGACTTCCACTTCGACACCGAGCTCAAACCCCCGGGCGGGGTGGGGGTCCGGGCCGGCTGGCTCGCGGCCGTCCGCCGCGCGCAGAAGCGCCTGCAGGCGGGGGTCGACCTCCCTCTGCCCGTCCTCCTGCTGCGGTCCACGGCCTCCTCCGTGGGCACCCACCGCGGGGACGGGGCGCCCGACGTCGACACCGACCTGATCCTGGACGTGCGGTCGATGGAGCGGTTCGCCGACCGTGTCTCGGACCGGGTCACGGACATCCCCGTCGACGGCGCCCGACACGACGTGTTCCTCTCCCGCGCGGACGTGCTCGAGGTGGTCTTCCGACACCTCGGCGACTGGTTGGACCAGATCCTCGCACCCCACACCAAGGAGTCCTGACGACAATGACCCAGACCCCCTCCCGTCACTTCGACCTCGTCGTGATCGGTACCGGAAGCGGGAACTCGCTGATCGACGAGTCGTTCGCGGACAAGTCCGTGGCGATCTGCGAGAAGGGAACCTTCGGCGGGACGTGTCTCAACGTGGGCTGTATCCCCACGAAGATGTTCGTCTACGCCGCGGACACCGCCGTCTCGATCACCCACTCGAGCACGTACGGGATCGACTCCACCCTTGACGGTGTCCGGTGGCCCGACATCGTCTCGCGGGTGTTCGATCGTCGGATCGACCCCATCGCCTCGAGCGGTGAGGACTACCGACGGAACCGGTGCGACAACGTCACGGTGTACGACGGTCACGCGAGGTTCGTGGGTCCGCGCACCATCGACACGGGGACCGGGGAGATCATCACGGCCGACTCCGTCGTGATCGCCGCGGGGGCCCGACCCCTGATCCCCCGGATCGTCACCGACGCCGGCGTCGCCTACTACACCAGCGACGATGTCATGAGGATCCCCGAGCTCCCCAGGTCGATGGTGATCCAGGGCTCCGGCTTCATCGCCTGTGAGTTCGCCCACGTGTTCTCGGCTCTCGGTGTCGAGGTGACCGTGATCGGCCGGTCGGACGTCCTGCTCAAGCACGTGGACCGGGAACTGGCGGAGCGGTTCACCGACCAGGCCCGACTGAGGTGGGACGTCCGGCTCGGGCAGCAGATCACCACGATGACCGCGACCGGCGCGGACCGGCGCGGCGTCGAGGTCACCTTCGAGGACGGGTCGACCTGTTCCGGCGACGCACTCCTGGTGGCGACCGGCCGGATCCCGAACGGCGATCTCCTGGGACTCGAGGCGGCCGGGGTGGAGATGGACATCGAGCGGGTCCGCGTCGACGAGTACGGCCGTACCACGGCCGACGGCGTGTGGGCCTTCGGGGACGTGAGCTCGCCGTACCAGCTCAAGCACGTGGCCAATCACGAGCAGCGGGTGGTCGGGCACAACCTGCGGCACCCGGACGACCTCCATCCCGTGAACCACCGACACGTGCCATGGGCGGTGTTCACCTGGCCCCAGATCGCCTCGGTGGGTCTGACGGAAGTCGAGGCCCGGGAGGCGGGATTCGACATCACGGTGAAGGTCCAGGACTACGGCGACGTGGCGTACGGCTGGGCCATGGAGGACTCGGTCGGATGCTGCAAGCTCATCGCCGACCGGGCGACCGGACTACTCCTGGGCGCCCACATCATGGGCGCCCACGCGCCGTCCCTCATCCAGATCCTCATCCAGGCCATGGAGTTCGAGATCACCGTTCCCGAACTCGCGCGTCGTCAGTACTGGATCCACCCCGCGATGGCCGAGGTGGTCGAGAACGCCCTGTTGGGTCTGGACTTCCCGGACCGGGGCTTCTGAGCCGACGTCGGGGCCACCGCGCCGACCACGCGGGGTCAGCTCCCGCTCGGTAGCGTCAACACCTCGACGCCGTCCTGAGTGACCAGCACGGTGTGTTCGAACTGGGCGGTCCACGCCTTGTCCGCCGTGGTGACGGTCCAGTCGTCGTCCCAGACGTCGAACCCCGGACCACCCAGGGAGATCATCGGCTCGACGGTCAGGGTCATACCGGGCTCGAGGACCTCGGTCCGCGACGGGTCGTCGTAGTGGAGCACCACGAGGCCGTTGTGGAACGTGGGCCCCACGCCGTGCCCGGTGAACTCCCGGACGACCGTGTAGTCGAACCGTCGTGCGTAGGACTCGATGACGCGCCCGATCACGTTGACCTCCCGGCCGGGCCGGATGGCCCTGATCCCCCGGTCCATGGCCTCCCGGGTCCGTTCGACCAGCAGCCTGTTCTCCTCCGAGACGTCGCCGGCCAGGAACGTGGCGTTGGTGTCACCGTGCACCCCGTCGATGAAGGCGGTGACGTCGATGTTGACGATGTCACCGTCCATGATCACCGTGGTGTCGGGGATGCCGTGGCAGATCACCTCGTTGAGGGAGACGCAGCTGGACTTGGGGAAGCCCTTGTACCCCAGGGTCGACGGGTAGGCGCCGTGATCGCACATGTACTCGTGGGCGATCCGGTCGATCTCGTCGGTCGTGACGCCGGGCGCCACAGCTCGCCCGGCCACGGCGAGGGCGTCGGCCGCTATGGTGCACGCGGTGCGCATCGACTCGATCACCTCGGGGGTCTGCACCCACGGCTCACCGTTGGCCTCGTCGACGCGGTCGCGCCAGACGTACTCCGGCCGTGGGATCGACTCGGGCACCGTCCGGATCGGGGTGGGGTCACCGGGGACGAGGGGATGGCGGGTGGGGGTCGTCATGGTCTCCAGGATAGGGCCGCTCGCGCGACCGGACCGGTCCGGGAGGTCACAGCAGGACGGTCGCGTAGTCGACGGCGTCGGTCATCCCGACCCGGCGGTAGGTCGCTCGGGCGGCGGTGTTGGATCCGTTGACCACGAGCGACGGAGTCAACCGGCGGGCCTGGAGGGCGGAACACACCGCGGCGATGCCACCGGTTCCGAGCCCTGCCCCCCTCCGCTCGGGTCGGACCCAGACCCCCTGGATCTGCGCCGACCACGACGAGACCGCGGCGACGTCGGCCTTGAAGAACACCTCACCGTCGTCGACCCCGATCCATGTCCTGCCCCTGGCCAGGGAACGCGCGACCCGACGCCGGAACGGGATCCCGGAACCCACCGCGAACGGATCGGAGCCCAGCTCCTCGCGGTACATCGCCGCAGCGGCGGCGAGGACCGATTCGAACTCGACCAGGGTCGCGGCCCGGACACCGCCGAGGACGAGGGCCCGGTCCACCGGGCGGCGCAGGGACATGAGGTGCTGCGAGTCCCGATACTCCCGGTGGGGACCCCAGCAGGCGCCGAGAGCGTCCCACAGTGCGGAGACCTGTTCCCTCCGCCCGTGGACGGACATCGGACCGACACCCAGGCCCGCCACGGCGACTCCGAGCGCGCGGTGATCGTGCGCGTCACCGCGCAGGGGCAGGACCGAGCTCCCCACGAACACCAACGACCTCTCGGGGCCACCCAGGGTGAGGAACCTGCCCTCCGGCCCGGGGACCGCACCGGAGGTGGCGAACTTCTCCGCAGCGGGACACGACACCAGCGGGTCGGACTCGAGGACAGCGAGGAGTGCCCGGGCCTCTCCGGGCCCCACCCCGCGGCATCCGTCGGTCGCTGCCGCAGGCGCGGCCGTGTCGGTCATGGCCTATCGCGTGACCTTGACCTGGGGGCCCTGGCCGACGGCGGCCTCCCCGACGGGTTCGCCCATCTCCTCCGCGATCCGCATGGCCTCCTCGATGAGCGTCTCGACGATCATCGCCTCCGGGACGGTCTTGATGACCTCGCCCTTGACGAAGATCTGGCCCTTCCCGTTACCCGAGGCCACACCCAGATCCGCCTCACGCGCCTCACCAGGCCCGTTGACCACGCACCCCATGACCGCGACCCGCAGCGGGACGGTCATGCCTTCGAGACCCGCGGTGACCTCGTCGGCGAGCTTGTAGACGTCCACCTGGGCACGCCCGCACGACGGGCACGAGACGATCTCGAGCTTGCGGGGACGCAGGTTCAGGGACTGCAGGATCTGCGAGCCGACCTTGATCTCCTCGACCGGCGGCGCGGAGAGGGAGACCCGGATGGTGTCGCCGATCCCCTCCGACAGCAGGGCCCCGAACGCGACCGCGGACTTGATGGTGCCCTGGAACGCGGGCCCGGCCTCGGTGACCCCGAGGTGGAGCGGGTAGTCGCTCTTCGACGCGAGCTGACGGTAGGCCTCCACCATGATCACGGGATCGTTGTGCTTGACCGAGATCTTGATGTCCCCGAACCCGTGCTCCTCGAAGAGGGACGCCTCCCACAGCGCGGATTCCACGAGCGCCTCCGGGGTGGCCTTGCCGTACTTGGCGAGCAGTCGTGGGTCGAGGGACCCCGCGTTCACCCCGATCCGGATGGGGATACCGGCCGCACCGGCCGCCTTCGCGACCTCCGCGACCCGCCCGTCGAACTCCTTGATGTTTCCCGGGTTGACCCGCACCGCCGCGCACCCCGCGTCGATCGCGGCGAAGATGTACTTGGGCTGGAAATGGATGTCCGCGATGACGGGGATCGGCGATTTGCGGGCGATCGTCGACAGGGCGTCGGCGTCCTCCTGGCGGGGACAGGCCACGCGCACGATGTCACAGCCCGACGCCGTGAGCTCGGCGATCTGTTGGAGCGTGGCGTTGACGTCGTGGGTCTTGGTGGTGGTCATGGACTGGACCGACACCGGATGATCGCTGCCCACACCGACCGGGCCCACGGCCAGTTGACGCGTCCTGCGGCGCGGTGCGAGGACCGGCGGCGGACCGTCTGGCATGCCCAGACCGACGGGGATGGAGGAGGAGTCGTTCACAACAGGGCCTTCCGTAGGGTTGCCAGCCGGGTGCTCGCTGATCGGCGTCCGCCATTATCCGCGTTCCGGGGCGCGGGGGCGAGGGCAGGAGTCCGCGCGCTCATCCCGTCAGCAGTATGGGGTTGACGAAGTCCGCCGTGATGACGATGGCGGACACGCCGATCAGCAGCACGAACACGCCGATCGTCAGCGGCGCGAGCTTCTCGTAGTCGGCCGGCCCGCCCGGCGCCAGACCGCGGAGTCGTCTCAGTGCGTCCCGGATCTTCTCGTAGAACACCACCGCGATGTGCCCACCGTCGAACGGGGTGAGCGGGACGAGGTTGAACGCCCCGAGGAACAGGTTCAGCCCGGCGAGGAAGAGCAGGAAGAGCCACCAGGCACCCTGTTCTGCCGCCTGGCCGCCGATGTGGCTCGCGCCGACGACCGAGACGGGCGAGTCCTCGGCCCGCTCGGCACCGAAGATCGACGCCGCCACCGCCGGGATCTTGGACGGGAACGAGATG is a window from the Dietzia sp. JS16-p6b genome containing:
- a CDS encoding GNAT family N-acetyltransferase; the encoded protein is MTDTAAPAAATDGCRGVGPGEARALLAVLESDPLVSCPAAEKFATSGAVPGPEGRFLTLGGPERSLVFVGSSVLPLRGDAHDHRALGVAVAGLGVGPMSVHGRREQVSALWDALGACWGPHREYRDSQHLMSLRRPVDRALVLGGVRAATLVEFESVLAAAAAMYREELGSDPFAVGSGIPFRRRVARSLARGRTWIGVDDGEVFFKADVAAVSSWSAQIQGVWVRPERRGAGLGTGGIAAVCSALQARRLTPSLVVNGSNTAARATYRRVGMTDAVDYATVLL
- the ispG gene encoding flavodoxin-dependent (E)-4-hydroxy-3-methylbut-2-enyl-diphosphate synthase codes for the protein MPDGPPPVLAPRRRTRQLAVGPVGVGSDHPVSVQSMTTTKTHDVNATLQQIAELTASGCDIVRVACPRQEDADALSTIARKSPIPVIADIHFQPKYIFAAIDAGCAAVRVNPGNIKEFDGRVAEVAKAAGAAGIPIRIGVNAGSLDPRLLAKYGKATPEALVESALWEASLFEEHGFGDIKISVKHNDPVIMVEAYRQLASKSDYPLHLGVTEAGPAFQGTIKSAVAFGALLSEGIGDTIRVSLSAPPVEEIKVGSQILQSLNLRPRKLEIVSCPSCGRAQVDVYKLADEVTAGLEGMTVPLRVAVMGCVVNGPGEAREADLGVASGNGKGQIFVKGEVIKTVPEAMIVETLIEEAMRIAEEMGEPVGEAAVGQGPQVKVTR
- the map gene encoding type I methionyl aminopeptidase, whose product is MTTPTRHPLVPGDPTPIRTVPESIPRPEYVWRDRVDEANGEPWVQTPEVIESMRTACTIAADALAVAGRAVAPGVTTDEIDRIAHEYMCDHGAYPSTLGYKGFPKSSCVSLNEVICHGIPDTTVIMDGDIVNIDVTAFIDGVHGDTNATFLAGDVSEENRLLVERTREAMDRGIRAIRPGREVNVIGRVIESYARRFDYTVVREFTGHGVGPTFHNGLVVLHYDDPSRTEVLEPGMTLTVEPMISLGGPGFDVWDDDWTVTTADKAWTAQFEHTVLVTQDGVEVLTLPSGS
- a CDS encoding alpha/beta hydrolase — its product is MSPPSPDAVAPTGSDARWIPDLLGPSYRRLELPLGTDPDGEGPISATLVRHEDSPDQPVAALLVVHGLSDYFFHTHLAEFLADRGLATYGVDLRKCGRSRRDGLTPHFITDLERYDEELDRSLDVITADHPGLPVLVAAHSTGGLVVPLWLARRRDRGALDPVVGLVLNSPWFQLDLPDRARRLVDPVIRALGSARPYYRLPLKTSDRYVVSTHIDHDGDFHFDTELKPPGGVGVRAGWLAAVRRAQKRLQAGVDLPLPVLLLRSTASSVGTHRGDGAPDVDTDLILDVRSMERFADRVSDRVTDIPVDGARHDVFLSRADVLEVVFRHLGDWLDQILAPHTKES
- the mtr gene encoding mycothione reductase, producing the protein MTQTPSRHFDLVVIGTGSGNSLIDESFADKSVAICEKGTFGGTCLNVGCIPTKMFVYAADTAVSITHSSTYGIDSTLDGVRWPDIVSRVFDRRIDPIASSGEDYRRNRCDNVTVYDGHARFVGPRTIDTGTGEIITADSVVIAAGARPLIPRIVTDAGVAYYTSDDVMRIPELPRSMVIQGSGFIACEFAHVFSALGVEVTVIGRSDVLLKHVDRELAERFTDQARLRWDVRLGQQITTMTATGADRRGVEVTFEDGSTCSGDALLVATGRIPNGDLLGLEAAGVEMDIERVRVDEYGRTTADGVWAFGDVSSPYQLKHVANHEQRVVGHNLRHPDDLHPVNHRHVPWAVFTWPQIASVGLTEVEAREAGFDITVKVQDYGDVAYGWAMEDSVGCCKLIADRATGLLLGAHIMGAHAPSLIQILIQAMEFEITVPELARRQYWIHPAMAEVVENALLGLDFPDRGF